In Bicyclus anynana chromosome 13, ilBicAnyn1.1, whole genome shotgun sequence, a genomic segment contains:
- the LOC112049393 gene encoding dnaJ homolog subfamily C member 25 homolog: MARPYVRFVLIYLVYHLTEVSGHDHLLDGIYCGKANCYEVLGVTREATKNEIAKNYRQLAKKFHPDMHRGEKEKQEAGEKFKEIATAYEILRDEEERADYDYMLDNPQEYYAHYYRYYRRRMAPKVDVRIVVAVTITIISIIQYYSAWSKYDTAITYFMTVPKYRNRALEIAKAETKESQSRKTKKTKAQLKLEQDMLIRQVIEENMDIKGAYAKPEITDILWIQLIIFPYTAACYIYWHLRWLWKFTILKQPYGMEEKLHIIRKYLKVGKQQFDAMEDKEVQEFLDEELWIRENFEVWKSRKDEETKKALAENNKYKQYRRYIKQHGVGRMTFDDS, encoded by the coding sequence ATGGCGCGACCATACGTACGTTTTgtcttaatatatttagtatatcACCTGACAGAGGTCTCCGGCCACGACCACTTGCTCGACGGCATATATTGCGGTAAAGCGAACTGCTACGAGGTCTTGGGAGTTACAAGAGAGGCGACCAAAAATGAAATCGCCAAAAACTACAGACAATTGGCGAAGAAGTTTCACCCGGACATGCATAGAGGCGAAAAGGAGAAACAAGAAGCGGGAGAAAAATTTAAAGAGATAGCGACCGCGTACGAGATACTGCGAGATGAGGAAGAGAGAGCCGACTACGACTACATGTTGGACAACCCTCAAGAGTACTACGCCCACTACTACAGGTACTACAGACGCCGTATGGCACCCAAGGTGGACGTGAGAATCGTCGTAGCCGTGACTATCACCATCATATCCATTATACAGTACTACAGTGCGTGGTCGAAATACGACACGGCCATTACATACTTCATGACAGTCCCCAAGTACAGGAATAGAGCTCTAGAGATTGCCaaagcggaaactaaagaatcTCAAAGTAGAAAAACTAAGAAAACTAAGGCCCAGTTGAAACTCGAGCAGGACATGTTAATAAGACAAGTTATAGAGGAGAACATGGATATAAAAGGTGCATATGCTAAACCAGAGATCACTGACATATTGTGGATACAATTGATAATATTTCCTTACACTGCAGCCTGCTATATCTATTGGCATTTAAGATGGTTGTGGAAATTCACTATATTAAAACAACCATATGGTATGGAAGAAAAACTGCATATAATAAGAAAGTATTTAAAGGTTGGTAAACAACAGTTTGATGCTATGGAAGACAAGGAAGTGCAGGAGTTCCTAGACGAGGAGCTCTGGATACGAGAGAACTTTGAAGTTTGGAAGAGCAGAAAAGACGAGGAAACCAAAAAAGCTCTAGCAGAGAACAACAAATACAAACAGTACCGTCGGTACATCAAACAGCATGGAGTTGGAAGGATGACCTTTGACGACTCATGA
- the LOC112049392 gene encoding arginine--tRNA ligase: protein MYKIIPVKNSTMCDSDSSIINVCEVKVKVLRDELQEVVHNLYNYLVSDEECTIGLLVKKHTNNLTTQGDFSFLNTAKPWQDFLTEEQLKRIDGTLLQCVNKDIADLINTSKDWAIPIVKAIEIKKRIHLFVDRQSAISIGFKVAVKNHKKVLKRMSADTTVVKIDPYCTDSDCLAYLRLKCLRDVVRNLYLIYTYPLVQKLIIVVTWRSGYKYLDLNIASDDVEPVFCGTVLNARTGLKETSITASEYIRLRQEELTLIAQHKYGLRVTSEEKWKEFIAHLGESAVTFELLQIKCSSPVKIHFESAAAGNSKGAAFILYNCARLETILRTFKEKVDEGTYPALPSLENTDLSLLTDEDEWSLIFTYIMGLPSLLTNAVEVREYSEIYNSCCEFRPHMICNFLSNMVKLFSQYYRRVRILTEPRKHLLPVLFARVHMLIILNNTLKLCLSILNIKSVSQMYTTCFFPLIPIILPLL, encoded by the exons atgtataaaataataccaGTTAAAAACAGTACCATGTGCGATTCTGATTCATCCATTATAAATGTTTGCGAGGTAAAAGTTAAAGTGCTGCGTGATGAATTACAAGAAGTTGTGCACAATCTTTACAACTATTTAGTGTCGGATGAAGAGTGTACAATAGGTCTGTTGGTGAAGAAACACACCAATAACTTAACGACGCAAGGTGATTTCAGTTTTCTCAACACTGCGAAACCGTGGCAAGACTTTTTGACCGAAGAACAATTGAAGCGTATTGATGGAACACTGTTGCAATGTGTTAACAAAGATATTGCAGATTTGATAAACACGTCGAAAGATTGGGCCATACCAATAGTGAAagctattgaaataaaaaaacgaatacatttatTTGTAGACCGGCAAAGCGCCATTTCTATAGGATTCAAGGTTGCTGTGAAAAACCATaagaaagttttaaaaagaatGAGCGCGGACACTACAGTGGTAAAAATTGACCCTTACTGCACTGATTCTGATTGTCTAGCATATCTGAGGTTGAAGTGTTTGAGGGATGTTGTAAGAAATTTGTACCTGATCTATACCTACCCTCTAGTACAGAAATTAATTATAGTTGTGACATGGAGGTCtggttataaatatttagatttaaatattgcATCTGATGATGTGGAGCCAGTGTTTTGTGGCACAGTACTCAATGCCAGGACGGGGCTGAAGGAGACCTCTATAACAGCATCTGAATACATAAG ATTAAGACAAGAAGAGCTGACTCTGATTGCTCAACACAAGTATGGGCTAAGAGTGACGAGTGAGGAGAAGTGGAAGGAGTTCATAGCTCACCTGGGAGAGTCTGCCGTCACGTTTGAGCTGCTGCAGATCAAGTGTTCTAGTCCTGTTAAAATACACTTTGAATCTGCTGCTGCTGGTAATAGTAAAG GGGCTGCCTTTATTCTGTACAATTGTGCACGACTGGAAACCATTTTGCGGACTTTCAAAGAGAAAGTGGATGAGGGAACTTATCCGGCCCTTCCTAGCTTAGAAAATACTGATTTATCACTATTAACTGATGAG GACGAATGGAGCCTCATATTCACATACATCATGGGGCTGCCGTCCCTCCTCACGAACGCCGTTGAAGTGCGAGAATACTCGGAGATTTACAACAGCTGTTGCGAGTTCCGACCGCACATGATTTGCAACTTCTTGAGCAACATGGTGAAACTCTTCAGCCAATACTACAGAAGAGTGAGGATATTGACT GAACCTCGCAAGCACCTGCTGCCGGTGCTGTTCGCTCGCGTTcacatgttaataatattaaataacacttTAAAACTATGTTTgagtatattaaatattaaaagcgTTTCACAGATGTATACAACTTGTTTTTTTCCCCTAATTCCTATCATTTTGCCTCTACTTtag